The Brevibacterium atlanticum genome segment CTCCGCCTGCCGGGCCTCGGGCCTGACGACTCTGCGCATCCTTGCCCGACACGTCATCCCCAATACCGCCAGCCAGGGCATCATCTACGCCATGAGCGACATCGTGCTCAACATCGGCGTCGTCGTCACCCTCAGCTTCTTCGGCCTGGGCATCGTCCCGCCGACCGCCGACTGGGGGCAGATGATGAACGACGGTCAGCAGTACATGGGCAGTGGCAACTACGGCCTCATCCTGTGGCCGGGCTTCGCCGTGGTCCTCGTGTCCTTCGCGCTGGCACTCATCGGTGACGGCCTGACGAACATCCTCAAACCGAAGAGGTGAGCATGAGCCGCGAACCGATCCTCGAAGTGGACTCGTTGACCGTCGACGTCGACGGGCTGGCCGGTAGCCGCCGCATCCTCGACGACGTCTCGATCCGGCTCGAAGCCGGAGAGCCGATGGGACTGGTCGGAGAGTCCGGCTCGGGCAAGTCGATGACCCTGCGCAGCATCCTCGGCATGCTGCCGCCGGCGGCCACGATCGTCGACGGGGAGATCCGCTTCCAGGGACGCAACATCCTCACCTCCGGGCCGGGTGGGAGATTCGATCAGCGCATCCGCGGCACGGGCATCTCGATGGTGTTCCAGGAGCCGGCGATCGCGCTCAACCCGGTGATGAAGGTGGGCCGTCAGATCACTGACGCCGTCGCCGAGCACAGGGGCCTGTCGAAGCGGGCCGCGCACGACCTCGCCGTCGACCTCATGGATCGCGTCGGCATCGCCGATGCCGAACGCCGAGCCGCGAACTATCCGTTCCAGCTCTCCGGCGGCATGCGCCAGCGGGTGATGATCGCGGCCGCCTTGGCCCAGGAACCGCAGGTCCTGCTGTGCGACGAACCGACCACCGCATTGGACGTGACGATCCAGGCTCAGGTGCTCGACCTGTTTCGCAGCATGCAGCAGGAGAACGACCTCGGCCTCCTCTACGTCACCCATGATCTCGCGGTCGTCGCACAGCTGTGTCAGTCCATCAGCGTGATGAAGGACGGTCGGATCATCGAACACGGCGTGCTGCAGGAAGTCTTCGACGACCCGGCCGAGGACTATACGCGCACGTTGCTGAGTGCCACGCCGCGCATCGACGGTTCGGCGTCCCATTCGGACACCAGCCGGGAGGAGGCGAAGTGAGCGAGACACCAGAGACCGGACTGCGGGCCGAGAACATCACGGTGACCTTCGGCCGCGGCGATCGTGCCTTCACCGCCGTCGACGATGCCACCGTGGTCGTGGCTCCCGGCGAGATCGTCGGGCTCGTCGGTGAGTCCGGCTCCGGAAAGTCGACCGTCTCCCGCGTCATCTGCGGGCTCCAACGCGAATACTCGGGCCGGGTGTCCTTCGCCGGCGGCGAGCTCAGTCCCAAACGCACCGCAGCTCAGTGGCGGGTCGTGCAGATGGTCTTCCAGGATCCCTTCGCATCCTTGGACCCGCGCTACACCGTCCGCGCCACCCTCACCGAGGTGATCCGCCACCATCGTCTGGCTACCGGCCGTGCTCTGCGGGCCAGGTGCGAAGAGCTCATGGAGATGGTGCGCCTGCCCGTCGAGTTCCTCGACCGCACTCCTACCGCCATGTCCGGCGGGCAGCGACAGCGGGTGGCGATCGCCCGCGCCTTGGCTGTGGAGCCGAAGGTCATCGTCGCTGACGAGGCGGTCTCCGCCCTCGATGTCAGCGTCCAGGCGAAGATCGTCGCACTCTTCGCCCGCCTGCGTGAGGAGTTGGGTCTGTCGATCCTCTTCATCTCCCACGATCTCGCCGTGGTCAGGAACCTGTGCGAGCGGGTCTACGTCATCCACAACGGCGTCATCGTCGAGGAGAACACGACCGCGGAGATCTTCTCCGCCCCACAGGACGAGTACACACGCACGCTGCTGGCCGCGATTCCGCGGTTCGACAGCAAGTTCCTCGACAGTGCGTCACTCGACGGTGCGGATGTCGACAGGGTCCCGGCTGGCGGCACTGCCGTCAGCGAGGGTTCAGCACCACCCCGGCGAGGGGACGGGCAACCGCCCCGACGGGAGAGCACAGGGTCAGCGGAGAACGCCAGGTCAGCTGTGGACGCAAGTCCCAACACCGAGACGTACCGGCTGCGACCGCGACCGACGAAAGGTGGGCGACAGTGATGAGACGATCCCGTTTCGGCACCGTCATCGCAGGCGTCTGCGCGTGCCTGCTGGTCCTCGCCGGCTGCGGAACTGGAGAGGCGGAATCGGTCCGCCCCGGCGGCGATCTCGTCCTCGCGCGAGCCGAAGATGCGACGACTCTGCTGCCTCCGACGACGACGCAGAACGAGGACATCTGGACCCTACAACAGGTCTACGAAACACTCACGCTGAACAGACCGGACGGGACCGGAGTCGAACCGGGGCTGGCCACGGACTGGAAGGAATCGAAGGACAAGATGTCGTGGACCTTCCACCTCCGTGAAGGAGTGAAGTTCCACAGCGGTAAGAAGCTCGATGCCGACGATGTCGTCTTCTCTCTCGACTATGCCCGAGACCAGGACGATGACGACAACCTCTGGGCCTCAGAATTCGACCCCATCAAGGATGTGAAGAAGGTCGACAGCCACACCGTCCGGATCGATCTGAAGCAGCCCTGGGGCCCGCTGCCCAGTTATATGGCGCTCTTCGCGGCCTCGATCTATCCCGATGACTTCGGCGGACACGATGCCGAATACATGGCCACCCACGCCGACGGCACCGGGCCCTTCTCCGTGGACTCGTGGAAGCAGGGGCAGAGCCTCAAACTGAAGAAGAATCCCGACTACTGGCAGAAAGGGGTGCCGTCGCTCGACTCGGCGACCTTCAACGTCGTCACCGAGGACAACACCCGCCGACTGCAGCTGCTCGGCGGACAGGCCGACATCAATCAGGAGCCTGCCCCGCTGAGCATGAGCCAGCTGTCCCGATCACAGGACATCAACGCCTCGGCGTTCGACTCGACGAAGATCCTCTACTTCAATCTCAACAACACAAAGAAGGAACTCGACGACCCGAAGCTGCGCCGCGCCATGTCGTATGCCATCGACCGCGAGTCCGTGGTCAAGGTCGTCTATGCCGGCTATGCCGAACCCGCGACCTCGTTCATCTCCCCGGGACTGAGCGGGCACTCCGATGAGGTCGACGGCAGCGAATTCGATATGGACAAGGCGAAGAAGCTGGTCAAGGAGTCCGACCATCCCGACGGCGTGGACATCACGATCCAGATCCCCTCGGGCGTCGCGGACCGCGAACTCCTCGCCCAGATCGCGCAGCAGGCGTGGGAAGACATCGGACTGAGCGTCCATGTGCAGAAGCTCGACGATGCGACGCTGACGACGAACCGAACCAAGGGCGACTTCCAGGTCCAGGTCAGCTATGCGACTTCGGACGTCTCCGACACCTCGCAGATGATCAACTTCCTCTCCGTCACCGATGACTCGGGCATCCGTTCGGGCTATGCGAACCCGAAGGTCGAGAAGTGGGCGAAGCAGGCCGTGGCCGAGGAGGACCCCGATAAGCAGAACGAGCTGTACGCGAAGATCCAGCAGCAGGTCGCCGACGACGCCCCCATCGTCCCCGTCGCCTACCAGAAGGCCCTGTACGGGG includes the following:
- a CDS encoding ABC transporter ATP-binding protein is translated as MSREPILEVDSLTVDVDGLAGSRRILDDVSIRLEAGEPMGLVGESGSGKSMTLRSILGMLPPAATIVDGEIRFQGRNILTSGPGGRFDQRIRGTGISMVFQEPAIALNPVMKVGRQITDAVAEHRGLSKRAAHDLAVDLMDRVGIADAERRAANYPFQLSGGMRQRVMIAAALAQEPQVLLCDEPTTALDVTIQAQVLDLFRSMQQENDLGLLYVTHDLAVVAQLCQSISVMKDGRIIEHGVLQEVFDDPAEDYTRTLLSATPRIDGSASHSDTSREEAK
- a CDS encoding ABC transporter ATP-binding protein gives rise to the protein MSETPETGLRAENITVTFGRGDRAFTAVDDATVVVAPGEIVGLVGESGSGKSTVSRVICGLQREYSGRVSFAGGELSPKRTAAQWRVVQMVFQDPFASLDPRYTVRATLTEVIRHHRLATGRALRARCEELMEMVRLPVEFLDRTPTAMSGGQRQRVAIARALAVEPKVIVADEAVSALDVSVQAKIVALFARLREELGLSILFISHDLAVVRNLCERVYVIHNGVIVEENTTAEIFSAPQDEYTRTLLAAIPRFDSKFLDSASLDGADVDRVPAGGTAVSEGSAPPRRGDGQPPRRESTGSAENARSAVDASPNTETYRLRPRPTKGGRQ
- a CDS encoding ABC transporter substrate-binding protein is translated as MRRSRFGTVIAGVCACLLVLAGCGTGEAESVRPGGDLVLARAEDATTLLPPTTTQNEDIWTLQQVYETLTLNRPDGTGVEPGLATDWKESKDKMSWTFHLREGVKFHSGKKLDADDVVFSLDYARDQDDDDNLWASEFDPIKDVKKVDSHTVRIDLKQPWGPLPSYMALFAASIYPDDFGGHDAEYMATHADGTGPFSVDSWKQGQSLKLKKNPDYWQKGVPSLDSATFNVVTEDNTRRLQLLGGQADINQEPAPLSMSQLSRSQDINASAFDSTKILYFNLNNTKKELDDPKLRRAMSYAIDRESVVKVVYAGYAEPATSFISPGLSGHSDEVDGSEFDMDKAKKLVKESDHPDGVDITIQIPSGVADRELLAQIAQQAWEDIGLSVHVQKLDDATLTTNRTKGDFQVQVSYATSDVSDTSQMINFLSVTDDSGIRSGYANPKVEKWAKQAVAEEDPDKQNELYAKIQQQVADDAPIVPVAYQKALYGVSKDVVGFRPYVLGTYGLKETKLKH